Within Candidatus Cloacimonadota bacterium, the genomic segment TGATACATGGAAGGAACTTTTCTGCCCGATAACAAGCCAACAATCAATAGGTTGATCCATGCCTTTAACGTTTACGGGACCCTTACTCTCAAAATCAAATATGTGCTCTACCAACTGCTTAGTTCGATTTGGAAGCATGATTCGATTAACCGGGGCATTACTCTCCATTCTACTGGCAAGGTTTACCTGAGGACCGTATACAGTAAAATCACCTTCACGGGATTCTCCTACTTTTCCTACAGACACCAAACCTGTGTTGATTCCTATCCGCAATCCCAATTCAACAGATTCAAAACCTTGTTCTCGGTTGAGCAGTTTATTATACAACCGAAGTTGTTCCTGCATCTTAATGGCAGCCAGCACACTCCGCTGTGTATCTTGTTCAGTAGCCTTTTTTGCACCAAATAAAGCCATTATTCCATCTCCGATGTATTTATCTACAAAGCCACCATAAAAACTAATGCAACGGCTAAATATCTTCATAATGTCATCCATTTTTGCATGGATAACTTCTGGCTCAAAAAGATTGGAGATATTAGTAAATCCTTTAATATCGGCAAAAAGAACGGCTACTTCACGAAGCTCGCCTTCTCTAAGGCTTTTTTTCTGTTCTTCCTCGTCTTCAACCATGAAGTCTGGTCCAAACCAAAGATCATCATTCACTCTGCACTTCCTATTATTCCATCAACTATTTCTGGTAATAATTCACCGGATTTCCCTTGATAGAATTCATCTATGAACCCAAGATTATCCGGTTTATCTAAGTTTACGGCTATTGTTTTTGCCCCAAAGAGTTTTGCTGTCATTACAAATCCTGCAGCAGGATATACTGTCCCACTGGTTCCTATAATCATAAACACATCACAAGATTTTAGGTTTTCTTCGATCTCATGCAAGAAATATGGAATCTCTCCGAACCATACAATATCTGGGCGCAAGTAACTCCCGCATTGAGAGCATAAAGGTAAATCTTCTTCTAAGTTTATTGCCTCAATCATAAACCTTTTATTACAGGAGGTACAAAAACATCTATTTATACTACCATGCATTTCCAGGACTCTCCTGTTTCCAGCCTTAAAGTGCAATCCATCCACATTTTGTGTAATAAGATGAAATCCATTCTCGAGTTTATCTTCTAACTTTTTTAACGCCAGATGACCAGGATTGGGCTTTACCTGCATAGCTTGATTGAATCGCTGTTTATAGAATTCCCATACTAGCTTAGGATTTCGGATAAAACCTTCAGGGCTGGCAACATCCTCTACTCTGTGGTTTTCCCATAAGCCGCCGGAATCCCTAAACGTGCTGATGCCGGATTCAGCACTGATTCCGGCACCAGTCAAAACAAGGTATCGCTTCATTTCATTAATATCATCTTTTTGCTTATGCTCTGATTTTCGCTCTGTAATCGATAACTATAGATGCCGCTGGCAACAAGGCTGCCATTATTATCTGTACCATTCCAATTAAATATGTTTTGCCCAGCAGGTAAATCTTTATCTACCAAATCTTTTACTAATTGACCCTTTAGATTGTAGACGCTTAAGCGAACCTTGGCCGATTTTGGCAAATAGAATGCTATGTTAGTATTGGGATTAAAGGGATTGGGATAGTTTTGTGCTAAACTGATAGCAATGGGAACAACTGTTTCGTCATTACTATTACTTGATCCTTCAACTCTAATATCGTCTATATACCAACCTTCACCAGTAACATACGCATCACTTCCAAAGACAAAACGAAATTGAACTTCTCCAGACACATTTCCCAGAGGAAATTCTGCTTCAGTCCATGAAAAAGTTCCCGAGTAAACTGGTGTTCCCGAAGCAAAAGGAGAATCAGGATTGTTATAAATGGTTTGCGGATACCCCCCAACTGGCTCAATGGCACTCCATCCTCCACCATTAACTGACATCTGCACCAATCCACCATCCCATGCTCTGTTGGGATAATCATCATGATCTTCTGCATCCATCCAATGCCAAAATTTCAGGGAACTGCCCGGATATACTGTAATATCCGGTGAGACTAATGCACCATAAGCACTGGAAGCGTATTGTGAAGTTCCACTACCTCCAAACTTCATAGACCACTCTCCGCCTTCTGTAATATTTCGGGAAGAAGTGCGATGCCATTGATTTACAAATTGGGAATTCAATTGTTCGCTAGTCCAATTCTGAATATCGGGCTCAAAGCCATAGCTCATCAAACCGATATTAACTAAAAAGCTACCATCTATACTATTTCCATTTTCTGCAGAGATAATGTATCCAATGGCAAGAGATGCTCCCATTTCGGCAGTTTCTGCAACATTCACTGTTAACACATTATTAAATGATATAACTTCACCAGAGTTAATCGGATCAAGGATAATCTCGAATTCACTTGTGCTCAATTGAGGATCTTCAGGGAAGATTAATAGAATTGGGTTATGCGCATTTCCACTGCCACTATTTTCTAAATTAAAGCTTATTGAAGCTGTTCCACCAGGTACCACATACATGCCGTCAGAACTTACTTGATAGCTTTCCAACGATAATCTTGGAGCTGCAAGAACTATGCTATGAAGAGAACTTGTTTCATACTCACCATAATTTGCGGTAAATATAAGATTTGCCACACTCTGATCGGCAAAAGAGCCAACTATTTGAATCTGGAAAGCCTCACTTACTATAAGGCTATCCCCGGCAGCAATATTCGAAAATGAATATGTTCCTTGTAAAACCTCAATATTTTGCGATGAACTGCTTATACTTATTGTGCCAGAACCTTCTTGATCAACCATGCCCATGTTTTTAATTGTAGCCGAGAGACTTAATATCTCGCCTGTATGAAGTAAGCCATCCTCATCGCTATTGAGAACTTCATTACAAACAATGTATGGCATCTGGCTTGCAGTTACATA encodes:
- a CDS encoding NAD-dependent deacylase; protein product: MKRYLVLTGAGISAESGISTFRDSGGLWENHRVEDVASPEGFIRNPKLVWEFYKQRFNQAMQVKPNPGHLALKKLEDKLENGFHLITQNVDGLHFKAGNRRVLEMHGSINRCFCTSCNKRFMIEAINLEEDLPLCSQCGSYLRPDIVWFGEIPYFLHEIEENLKSCDVFMIIGTSGTVYPAAGFVMTAKLFGAKTIAVNLDKPDNLGFIDEFYQGKSGELLPEIVDGIIGSAE